The Streptomyces durmitorensis genome contains the following window.
GCAGTACATCGTCGGTGACGGTCATGAATCTCGCGTTCCGATTGGATGGACGGGTGGACCAAAGGGCAAGCGTAATGGGCGCGTACCCCCCTTCCGTAAGGCTGAGGACGCGTAAACCGCGTCAGGAGTTCGCGACAACACGAACCGTTCGGAACCGGACACTCCGGGTCACCGGCGAAAGTGTGCGCTCCAGACGCGCCTGTGCGCCCCTGAGCTGCATTCACTCCTGTACGGGCATTGCCTCCCCCCGCGGGGCAAAGATGCGGGATCATGTCGTTCATGACCGAGGTGTCCTCGCTCACAGGGCGGCTGCTCGTGGCCACGCCTGCCCTGGCGGACCCGAACTTCGACCGCGCGGTGGTGCTGCTCCTCGACCACGACGAGGAGGGCTCGCTCGGCGTGGTCCTCAACCGGCCCACGCCGGTGGACGTCGCGGACATCCTGGAGGGCTGGGGCGATCTGGCCGGGGCGCCGGGAGTCGTCTTCCAGGGCGGCCCCGTCTCGCTCGACTCGGCGCTCGGAGTGGCGGTGATCCCCGGCGAGGAGGGCGCGTCCCCCGGATCCAGGCTGCGCCCCGCCAGAGGAGAACCGATCGGCTGGCGCCGCGTGCACGGCGCGATCGGCCTGGTCGACCTGGACACACCCCCCGAACTCCTGGCCCCCGCGCTCGGCTCCCTGCGGATCTTCGCCGGGTACGCGGGCTGGGGCCCGGGCCAGCTGGAGGACGAGCTCGTCGAGGGCGCCTGGTACGTGGTGGAGTCCGAGCCGGGCGACGTGTCGTCCCCGGACCCGGAACGACTGTGGCGCGCGGTGCTGCGGAGACAGCGGAGCGAGCTGGCGATGGTGGCGACGTATCCGGATGATCCGTCGTTGAACTGAGCGTCGCCGAGGGGATCTCATCCACGCCGAGCGAACGAGCTGCGGGGTATCAGCCATGCCGTCCGTCGAGTGGCAGAGGACTTCGTCTTGCGCCGGGGGAGGCCGTAATTCCGTGCGAGGACGGCACGATCTCCGCGGCAGTCGTCTATGACCCTTCCAAGAACGGCACGGGCAAGGCCGTCGGGCCCGTGGCTTCGACCTCCACCTGGACCCCACCGCCTTGCTACTACGCCCCCGCGTACAGCCCGGCCCAGCTCCAGAAGAAGCTGGAGCCGATCTGGGAGGCCGGGTCCACCGGTCATGAGTGGGATCTGTCACAGCGCCACCGTTACGTCAACGGCGAGCCCTACAAGGACTTCAACAAGAAGACGGCCGGCGAGGGGTATTGGTGGGACAGCTTCATCCCGGACGGTAAAGAGAGCGCCCGGATCGGTGAGGCGTATGCCAAGGGCAAGGCCGACGAGACTCCCTCGTGCGGGGTGAAGTACCTGCGCTCCTCGGGAGACGGGGCGTATGCCCTCAAGGCCACCGTGACCTGGAAAATCAACTGGACCGGCACCGGCGTCAACGGTCAACAGAAGCTTCCGGACGGGCAGTTCGGTGCTGACCAGGATGTCATCGTTCAGGAGATCCAGTCCATCAACCGCTGATCCTGCCCTCGCGCGATGCGGCGGGAAGCTTCAAGAGGTGGCAATGGCCGACAAGTTGAAGGTCGACGGGGACGAGCTCGAGAACTTCATGAAGCTGCTCAACAAGTCGAATGACTCGTTGAAAGGGCTGCACAAGGCGCTGAGCGAGGCGACCATCACAGGCCTCGGCACCGATGACCTCGACTCCGCGTGCGAGGACTTCCAGGACGACTGGAAGTACGGCACGGAGCAGATCGGTGAGCAGAGCGAAGATCTTGCCAAGATCATCGACAAGAGCAAGGACGCCTACCGCGAGGTCGACAAAGCCCTGGAGGAGAACCTGAAGGAGAAGGGGAAGGGCAAGAGCGCCGGGGGCTCGAAGTGACAGTCACGCCGGGTACCGAGAGTGACCCCTTCGCCGGTTCGCCCGCCGCCAGGAACGGTCCTCTGCCGCAAGGCCTGAAGTCCTCCCCGGACATCCCGAACCCCCATTACCCGGACCTGGGATTCAACCCGGTTCCTGGCGACTGCGACATCGTCAAGGCGCTGCACAAGAAGCTGACCAGTTGCGCCGAAGTTCTCCATGAGACGCATGGCGTGGTCACGAAACTGATGGACGGCAGCTATTGGAAAGGCGACGCGGCGGTCGCCTTCCGTGAGCAGATCGACGGTGGTCCGCTGCCGAAGAACTTGCAGAACGCGGCGAACTCCATCAGTAAGGCCGCCAAGCACCTGAATCGCTGGCACGACGAGCTCGATGATTACCAGGGCCGTGCGAAACGCCTGAACGCGGACGCGAAGGAAGCACGAGCCGCGTTGGAGGCGGCGCAGGGGCGGGCGGACACCGCGGGCAATGACCCTGACCTGGACAAGAAGGGCACCCGGCAGGACGACGCGAAGAAGGAGAGGACGCGCGCCAACGGCAAAGTGGATGATGCCCAGGCGGAACTCGATCGGATTCTGAAGAAGGCCCGCGACCTTGCGTACGAGCATGAGGCGAGGTCCGGATTCCGGGCGGGCAAGATCCGCGACGCGACGGGCAAACTGGCGCCGCACGAGCCGGGCTGGTTCGACAAGGCAATGGACTGGGTCAAGGAGAACCTGCCCGACATCCTGAGCACTGTGGCCGCCGTCGTCGGGCTTGTGGCGTTGTTCGTGTTGACGGGCGGGACGGCTGCTGCGGTGTTGCTGTTGGCTGCGGCGGCGTTGAGCGCGACGGCGCTGGCCTTGCGGGTCACCCAGGACCCCACGGTGTGGGCGTCACTCAAAGACGGCTTCAGCAAGGGTGAGCTCGACACCGACTTCTGGAGCAATCTCGTCACGGTCGGTGGTGACGCCCTCGGTGCCCTGCCTGGACTTGGCGCCGCCTGGAAGGGGGGCCAGGCGGCGGTGCGTGGTGTCGACGCGGCGGGGGAGGCCATCAGCCTCGGCAGTCGATTGGCCAATGCGGGAGCATCCACCATGGAGCACGCTAGGACCATCTCCAGCCTGGACAATTCCCTGCTGGGCCTCACGATCAGGGGTGCGCGTGCCGAACCGATCGCCAGGACCGTTGAGGTCACTTCAGCTGCGGTTGGCGTCGGCACCGCAGGATTCGGGCTGGTGATGAAGGCCGTGGATGCCGACGATGACGGAATCAAGGACGGTGCCGTGGCCGGTATCGATGGCACCAGACTTGGTGTCGACGGTGGCAGTCTCGTTGATATCGCCCGGCATGTCTTCCACTGATCCGCTGCGAACGGAAAGCTGCTCACATGCATCCCACCGACTATCCGACTGCTTGGGACCACCCCCCAACCCGTAACGCCTGGATCTGGCACATGATCTTGATCGTTGCTCGTCTAATCGGTTGGATCGCGGTCTGGGTGGGGTCCTTGGCTGTCCCTGTCGTTTTTCTGTCGCAGGGCTATTTCCTGTTCTTCCTGCCTCTCCTGCTCTACGCGACCTTCCGTGCCGTCCTTCAGATCGGCTACTTTCCCTGGTCCCTCAACATGCAACGCGTCCTCGCCCAATACCCCTGGCAGCACCTCAAGGACGTCCCCCGGGGCCGGAACAAGCACCCCGATGCCCAGGAGGACGAAATGTGGTACGAGCTGCCCAATCCGGAGAAACCGGGTGTTCAGATCCCGTTGCTCTTCATGGCCAACATGCGCACGTTCTGGTGGATGAGGCGCTTCGGGACGAACAAGACCAAGCCTGAGCTGAAGGCTCAGATCGAACCCCTGTGGTTCGCGGGTGACCCCCGCTTCTACGCCGTTATCGCGGCGCCGGGTCGACGGGGCGCGGCGCCCAAGCGGTTGCACTTCCTCTACCAGCGTCCGGCCCGGCCCAGCTGGAAGGCTGCCCCGGTCGGCTGGGACGCGAGCCCCGCCGCGCTCGAGCGGGCCCGTCGGGCCGGGGCGAAGGTGCCCGACCCCGTGCTGCAGGACGGGATGTGATGACCGCCGCTCCCCGATTCATGCTCGACGCGTCCGCCGAGGACCCCGGCGCCGATGTCTGGTTCGCCGAACCCGCCGGGTTCACGGCGATCCCAATGGCCGCGCTGCTGAACCACCCGCCCGACGGTCCTGGCGCCGACGGGCTGCGTGCCGCTCTCGGCCCGCTCCTGGATGCGGCCCCCGACGAAACCGCCCGCGAGCGCTTCGTGGCGCAACTTGCCTCAGGGCAGCAGCTGCTGGCAGCCCTCTGTGAAGTCGGCACCGTCCACTGTTCGATCGGCCTGCATCGCGATGATGTGGCCGATCCGGGCGAGGGCGGGAGCAGCGGGCAGCCACTGCTGTCCTTCTTCACCCTCTCGTGGCGTGACACAGCCGTGGCGCCCCCCGCCGTCACCGCGGCCCGCACCGTCACCCCCGCAGGGCACCACACCCGCATCGAGTACCTCGACCTGCCGTGCGGCCCGGCCACCCTCAGTGAGTCCGTACGTATCCTCACGGCGGGCACCGGTCTCCCCCAGGAGCCCCTCCTCCAGGTGCACGCCCATCTTCCGCATCCGGACGGCAGACGCCTGGTGGTGCTCGCCATGTGCACGATGGCTGTCGAGCGGCGCGAGGACTACCGGCGCCTGCTCCATCAGATCGCCGAGCTCGTCAGCTTCGAGAATCCTCTGGACGATGTATCCGGATGATCCGTCCCTTAACTGACAGGTCAGCGCCCCAAGGCCGTTCCCGGTAGCGCAACCACGAGTCACACGGATAGCGTCCTGACGCGTACTTGACGTCTTGCATACGGGGGTTGACCGTGAAGCGCCGCAATCCGCCCAAGTTGCCTGCCCTCGTGGCGGCTTCGTTCGCGTGGGGGGTCTGAGTCGTGTCGGACAGGACCAGGTACGACCTCGATCTCATCAAGGATTGCTCGGAGTCGCTCTACCGCATCCACCGTGAGTTCAAGGAGAACGGCGACCCCTCCGACGGCTACGAGAAGGACTTGGGCAGCGACAAGCTGCGCGAGATCTTCGACGACTTCTCCAGCACCTGGAAGAAGACGCGCAAGAAGCTGAACAAGGACATCGAGAACCTCGCCAAGATCACCGCCGATGCGGCCAAGGCGTACGAGGACATCGACCACGAGCTCGCCAATGCGCTCCGGGACGCGAAGAAGAGCGACAAGAAGGGTGCGAAGTGAGCGGGCGGCCGAGCGACTGGACTCCTCTCTACGACTCCGATCCCGTGCCGGGCGACCCGTACGAGGTCGCGCGCCTGGGCAAGAAGCTGCGCGGCATGGCCGAGGAGATCGACAAGCAGGCGCGGAACATCAAGGCGCTGGCGTCGGTCGAGAGCTGGGACAGTGACGCGGGGCGCGCCTTCCACGAGGTCGCGGGTGACACGGCGGGGCGCCTGAAGAAGGCGTTCGACCGCTATGACGAGGCCGCCGACGCCCTGGGTACCAAGGTCAGGGAAGGCGAGTCCAAGGAGTACGCCAGCGAGCTGCACCGCGCGCAGCGCATGGCGGACAAGGCCCTTGAGGAGTTCCGCAAGGCGGAGGTCGAGCAGAAGGCCGCGCTGAAGGAGCTGGACAAGACCGAGGGGACGGTGCCCTCCTCCAAGGAGGACTCGGTCGACCGGACGAAGCAGCAGAAGAAACGCGACGACGCCACGACGATCATGGCTCAGCACCGCGGCAAGATCATGGAAGCGGTCGAGATCCGTGACGACGCCGCGAGCGCGGCGGCCAAGAAGATCAAGAACGTGATCCACCACGACGGCGTGCGTGACCCGGGCGGATTCATGAACTGGATCGCGGACCACGCCGATTGGTTCACGGCCGCGGCCACGGTCCTGGCGGTGGCGGCGCTCGTCGCGGCGATCGTCCTGTCGGGCGGCACCCTGGCGATCGTCCTGGTCGGTGTCGGGGCCGCGATGAGTGCCACGGCCCTGTCCGGCCGGCTGTACGACGTCTTCGCGCGCGGCGGGAAACTCGACCTGCTGGCGATCGGCATCGACGTCCTCGGCATCATCCCCGGGCTCGGCGCCCTGAAGGGGCTCACCGCGGCCGCCAAGGGCGCCCGCCTCGCCGGAGCGGGCAAGGGCGTCTGGGGCGCGTTCACCAACGGCTTCGCCGTGAAGAACATCAACAAGGGCGTCGGCTTCGCGTCCAAGATGCTCGCCAAGCGCGGCATCACCACGCCCAAGCTGCCGGCCGGAGGCTGGAACCCGGAGGTCGTCACCCGCTACATCAAGGGTGCCGCCCTGGGGAACCTCTACGTGACGTCCCTCCTCAGGCTGAAGGAAGCCATGGGCCCGGACGACGGCAAGACCCACCCCATCACCCCGCACCCGGGTCCGGGACCGAGGCCGAGCGCGCCGCCGACCACACCGTCGACCCCGGGCACGCCGACGCCCACGCCGTCT
Protein-coding sequences here:
- a CDS encoding putative T7SS-secreted protein is translated as MTVTPGTESDPFAGSPAARNGPLPQGLKSSPDIPNPHYPDLGFNPVPGDCDIVKALHKKLTSCAEVLHETHGVVTKLMDGSYWKGDAAVAFREQIDGGPLPKNLQNAANSISKAAKHLNRWHDELDDYQGRAKRLNADAKEARAALEAAQGRADTAGNDPDLDKKGTRQDDAKKERTRANGKVDDAQAELDRILKKARDLAYEHEARSGFRAGKIRDATGKLAPHEPGWFDKAMDWVKENLPDILSTVAAVVGLVALFVLTGGTAAAVLLLAAAALSATALALRVTQDPTVWASLKDGFSKGELDTDFWSNLVTVGGDALGALPGLGAAWKGGQAAVRGVDAAGEAISLGSRLANAGASTMEHARTISSLDNSLLGLTIRGARAEPIARTVEVTSAAVGVGTAGFGLVMKAVDADDDGIKDGAVAGIDGTRLGVDGGSLVDIARHVFH
- a CDS encoding putative T7SS-secreted protein, with amino-acid sequence MSGRPSDWTPLYDSDPVPGDPYEVARLGKKLRGMAEEIDKQARNIKALASVESWDSDAGRAFHEVAGDTAGRLKKAFDRYDEAADALGTKVREGESKEYASELHRAQRMADKALEEFRKAEVEQKAALKELDKTEGTVPSSKEDSVDRTKQQKKRDDATTIMAQHRGKIMEAVEIRDDAASAAAKKIKNVIHHDGVRDPGGFMNWIADHADWFTAAATVLAVAALVAAIVLSGGTLAIVLVGVGAAMSATALSGRLYDVFARGGKLDLLAIGIDVLGIIPGLGALKGLTAAAKGARLAGAGKGVWGAFTNGFAVKNINKGVGFASKMLAKRGITTPKLPAGGWNPEVVTRYIKGAALGNLYVTSLLRLKEAMGPDDGKTHPITPHPGPGPRPSAPPTTPSTPGTPTPTPSPKPGPSPSPSSSSFHSSLAPAG
- a CDS encoding WXG100 family type VII secretion target, which translates into the protein MADKLKVDGDELENFMKLLNKSNDSLKGLHKALSEATITGLGTDDLDSACEDFQDDWKYGTEQIGEQSEDLAKIIDKSKDAYREVDKALEENLKEKGKGKSAGGSK
- a CDS encoding YqgE/AlgH family protein, with the translated sequence MSFMTEVSSLTGRLLVATPALADPNFDRAVVLLLDHDEEGSLGVVLNRPTPVDVADILEGWGDLAGAPGVVFQGGPVSLDSALGVAVIPGEEGASPGSRLRPARGEPIGWRRVHGAIGLVDLDTPPELLAPALGSLRIFAGYAGWGPGQLEDELVEGAWYVVESEPGDVSSPDPERLWRAVLRRQRSELAMVATYPDDPSLN